The Enterococcus rotai genome includes a window with the following:
- the clpB gene encoding ATP-dependent chaperone ClpB → MNIEKMTTTLQEAIAEAQQVAVTRHHQEIDIAHLWKIFLQPNHFGRNFYTDAGVDVETFEREIDQAIDEYPSIQGSNIQYGQSMSQNLFNLLGEADKLRESFQDEFLATEIVILALMKLKNYRLTKYLTSQGITEKELRKNIEDMRGGDHVTSQNQEEQYKALEKYGVDLVQQVKSGNQDPIIGRDEEIRDVVRILSRKTKNNPVLIGEPGVGKTAIVEGLAQRIVRKDVPENLKDKTIFSLDMGALIAGAKFRGEFEERLKAVLKEVKKSEGRIILFIDEIHNIVGAGKTEGSMDAGNLLKPMLARGELHLIGATTLDEYRQYMEKDKALERRFQKVLVKEPTVEDTISILRGLKERFEIHHSVNIHDNALVAAATLSDRYITDRFLPDKAIDLVDEASATIRVEMNSMPTELDQVTRRLMQLEIEEAALKKESDDASKKRLNALQEELADLREEANAMKMQWETEKEEVNAVSNKRGEIDKAKHELEDAENNYDLERAAVLRHGTIPQLEEELKQLEAKNDEENVRMVQEAVTENEIAQVVGRLTGIPVTKLVEGEREKLMKLNETLHKRVIGQDEAVDAVSDAVIRSRAGLQDPDRPLGSFLFLGPTGVGKTELAKALAEDLFDSEEHMVRIDMSEYMEKHSVSRLVGAPPGYIGYEEGGQLTEAVRRNPYTIVLLDEIEKAHPDVFNILLQVLDDGRLTDSKGRVVDFKNTVLIMTSNIGSQLLLEGVTPEGTIPESVEEQVMTILRGHFKPEFLNRIDDTILFTPLSLDNVKGIIGKMTAQLARRLEQQEIELVVSDEAKTWIAESGYDPAYGARPLKRFITKEVETPLAKEIVSGRVLPKTKVTITLLNGQLVFKNEPIAE, encoded by the coding sequence ATGAATATCGAAAAAATGACAACAACTTTACAAGAGGCCATTGCTGAGGCACAACAGGTCGCAGTAACTCGCCACCATCAGGAAATCGATATTGCTCATTTATGGAAGATTTTTTTACAACCGAATCACTTTGGTCGTAATTTTTATACAGATGCAGGCGTTGACGTCGAGACTTTTGAACGGGAAATCGACCAAGCAATCGATGAATACCCTAGTATTCAAGGAAGCAATATCCAATATGGGCAAAGTATGAGTCAAAATCTGTTTAACTTATTAGGTGAAGCAGATAAGTTGAGAGAATCATTTCAAGATGAATTTCTAGCAACTGAAATCGTGATTTTAGCGTTGATGAAATTGAAAAATTATCGCTTGACCAAGTATTTGACTAGTCAAGGAATCACAGAAAAAGAACTACGTAAAAATATCGAAGACATGAGAGGAGGAGATCATGTGACTTCTCAAAATCAAGAAGAACAATACAAAGCATTAGAAAAATATGGTGTTGACTTAGTACAGCAGGTTAAAAGCGGCAATCAAGATCCGATCATTGGTCGTGATGAAGAAATCCGTGATGTTGTTCGAATTCTTTCACGAAAAACAAAAAATAACCCTGTTTTGATCGGCGAACCAGGCGTTGGTAAAACAGCTATCGTCGAAGGCTTAGCCCAACGAATCGTGCGCAAAGATGTACCGGAAAACTTAAAGGATAAGACAATCTTTTCGTTAGATATGGGAGCGTTGATCGCTGGAGCCAAATTCCGTGGCGAATTTGAAGAACGTTTAAAAGCTGTTTTAAAAGAGGTTAAAAAGAGTGAGGGGCGCATCATTTTATTCATTGATGAAATCCATAATATCGTTGGAGCAGGAAAAACAGAAGGTAGTATGGATGCTGGTAACTTATTGAAACCCATGTTGGCTCGTGGTGAATTACATTTGATCGGTGCAACAACATTAGATGAATATCGTCAATATATGGAAAAAGATAAAGCGTTAGAACGCCGTTTCCAAAAAGTTTTGGTAAAAGAGCCGACTGTTGAAGATACGATCAGTATTTTGCGTGGGTTAAAGGAACGTTTTGAAATCCATCATAGTGTCAACATCCATGACAATGCTTTAGTTGCTGCAGCAACGTTATCTGACCGTTATATCACGGATCGTTTTTTACCAGATAAAGCCATTGACTTAGTTGATGAAGCAAGTGCTACGATTCGTGTGGAAATGAATTCAATGCCAACAGAGCTTGATCAAGTAACTCGTCGTTTAATGCAATTAGAAATCGAAGAAGCTGCCTTGAAGAAAGAATCTGATGATGCTAGTAAAAAACGTCTAAACGCGTTGCAAGAAGAACTGGCTGATCTTCGTGAAGAAGCGAACGCCATGAAGATGCAATGGGAAACTGAAAAAGAAGAAGTCAATGCTGTTAGCAATAAACGAGGCGAAATCGATAAAGCAAAACATGAGTTAGAAGATGCTGAAAACAATTACGATTTAGAACGAGCAGCTGTCCTTCGTCATGGCACAATTCCTCAATTAGAAGAGGAATTAAAACAACTTGAAGCAAAAAATGACGAAGAAAATGTCCGTATGGTGCAAGAAGCCGTGACTGAAAATGAAATTGCTCAAGTAGTTGGTCGCTTAACCGGAATCCCTGTAACGAAACTGGTTGAAGGGGAACGAGAAAAACTAATGAAGTTGAACGAGACTTTACACAAACGTGTGATTGGTCAAGATGAAGCGGTCGATGCTGTTAGTGATGCCGTGATTCGCTCTCGTGCTGGGTTACAAGATCCAGATCGTCCTTTGGGATCATTCCTATTCTTAGGACCAACTGGTGTTGGTAAGACAGAACTTGCTAAAGCGTTAGCAGAAGATTTGTTTGATTCAGAAGAGCATATGGTGCGGATCGATATGAGTGAGTATATGGAAAAACATAGTGTCTCTCGTTTAGTCGGTGCACCTCCAGGCTACATTGGTTATGAAGAAGGTGGGCAATTAACAGAGGCCGTTCGTCGTAATCCTTATACCATCGTGTTGCTAGATGAAATTGAAAAAGCGCATCCTGACGTATTTAACATTTTACTCCAAGTGTTAGATGATGGTCGTTTGACTGATTCTAAAGGGCGTGTGGTTGATTTCAAAAATACTGTATTGATCATGACGAGTAATATTGGTTCTCAATTGTTGCTTGAAGGGGTTACACCAGAAGGTACGATTCCAGAATCAGTAGAGGAACAAGTAATGACCATATTACGCGGTCATTTCAAACCAGAATTCTTAAATAGAATTGATGATACGATATTGTTCACACCATTAAGTTTGGATAATGTCAAAGGGATCATTGGCAAAATGACAGCTCAATTAGCGCGACGTTTAGAACAGCAAGAAATCGAATTAGTGGTTTCTGATGAAGCAAAAACTTGGATTGCGGAAAGTGGCTATGATCCAGCTTATGGTGCTCGTCCACTGAAACGTTTTATTACTAAAGAAGTAGAGACGCCTTTAGCGAAAGAAATCGTGTCAGGACGTGTATTACCAAAAACAAAAGTAACGATTACGTTATTAAATGGACAATTAGTATTTAAAAATGAACCGATAGCAGAATAA
- the dnaI gene encoding primosomal protein DnaI, with product MEDVGKEMSKIIQNRDMNERYNELVDVVLKDTDVQEFIQEHRERLTDDDIRKSYSKLYEFVQEKRKYQLNDPSMIAPGYEPKLTLNFHYIDVTYVPTEALIAKQKEDEIRKRVRAMDMPKDVREASLSRFDTASQGRAQAMAETMKFLNEYTSEPKEFHKGLYLQGTFGVGKSFLLGAIANSLAERGFVTTIVHFPTFTVEMKQAIGKDMVGPKLDAVKKSPVLMIDDLGAESMTSWIRDDVLSVILQYRMQEQLVTFFSSNLDLKELEKHLSVTQRGEQEPLKARRIMERIRYLAQEITMSGNDRRNG from the coding sequence ATGGAAGACGTAGGAAAAGAAATGTCAAAAATCATTCAAAACAGAGATATGAACGAGCGCTATAATGAACTGGTCGATGTTGTATTAAAAGATACGGATGTCCAAGAATTTATTCAAGAACATCGCGAGCGATTGACGGATGATGACATCCGTAAAAGCTATTCAAAACTGTATGAATTTGTACAAGAAAAACGTAAATATCAATTGAATGATCCATCAATGATCGCTCCTGGCTATGAGCCGAAATTAACCTTGAATTTTCACTATATCGATGTTACTTATGTACCAACTGAAGCGTTGATTGCCAAGCAAAAAGAAGATGAGATTCGTAAAAGAGTTCGCGCGATGGATATGCCTAAAGATGTACGAGAAGCTAGTTTAAGCCGATTTGATACAGCCTCTCAGGGTCGAGCACAGGCGATGGCTGAAACGATGAAGTTTTTGAATGAATATACTTCTGAACCAAAAGAATTTCACAAAGGACTGTATCTTCAAGGGACATTCGGCGTAGGAAAATCATTCCTATTAGGTGCCATTGCAAATAGTTTAGCGGAACGAGGATTTGTGACGACTATTGTACATTTCCCAACCTTTACAGTTGAAATGAAACAGGCAATCGGTAAAGATATGGTTGGACCAAAGCTAGATGCTGTTAAAAAATCACCCGTGTTGATGATTGATGATTTGGGTGCAGAATCAATGACTTCTTGGATCCGTGACGATGTTTTAAGTGTTATTTTACAATACCGCATGCAAGAACAATTAGTGACATTTTTCTCCTCTAATCTTGATTTAAAAGAGTTAGAAAAACATTTGTCTGTCACGCAACGTGGGGAACAAGAACCTTTGAAGGCCCGTCGGATCATGGAGCGAATTCGTTATTTAGCACAAGAAATCACGATGTCAGGAAATGATCGAAGAAATGGCTAA
- a CDS encoding replication initiation and membrane attachment family protein, with the protein MKDKWKEVQPKSIFQATIAYTLSDQEQTVLTLLYQPIIGAKAFSLYLTLLSEVTETGVSESLFHAELITMLDMSIKEIQTARKKLEGIGLLSTFVKEDSELGIYFLYRLNHPETAERFFKDEVLSLTLLNSVGQRKLDKLFERFKPKFISLTGFEEVSASFKDVYLFKEEQIIAQSGQLGQLAQAFTDPRPVKKPSAVSETFDWAYFVQGIENLGIKLPDNSAGFKEEVFIFHNLFGITELDMIEFCSKSFDYYTSKIDVKDFERAVYRTYDPDKKQKASQFQTNESVELSAADQQTYRYNSLKMNGFSTQDIQMIMDSEKNFPLNYLEALKNERGGYTTPQERSLVKYLVSKSGLPNSVINVLINYVYNIQKQPTLKADYVNRIANEWAQSGIFSPEKAIDHVRELAKKGKEQKQTRQRYGQNNRPIRQETLPDWVENPVEEQKLSKEEQARLDKEIQDFLSKGGGN; encoded by the coding sequence TTGAAAGACAAGTGGAAAGAAGTCCAGCCAAAAAGCATATTTCAAGCAACCATTGCTTATACTTTATCTGACCAAGAACAAACTGTTTTAACGCTTTTATATCAACCGATAATTGGCGCAAAAGCGTTTAGTTTATATTTGACACTGTTATCAGAAGTTACAGAAACAGGTGTTAGTGAATCACTTTTTCATGCAGAGCTGATTACAATGTTGGATATGAGTATCAAAGAAATTCAAACTGCTAGAAAAAAATTAGAAGGTATTGGATTACTAAGTACCTTTGTCAAAGAAGATAGTGAACTAGGGATTTACTTTTTGTATCGTTTAAATCATCCTGAAACGGCCGAACGTTTCTTTAAAGACGAAGTGTTGTCACTGACTCTGTTAAACAGCGTTGGACAAAGAAAGTTGGATAAATTATTTGAGCGATTCAAACCCAAATTTATTAGTTTGACAGGTTTTGAAGAAGTTTCAGCTAGTTTTAAAGATGTCTATCTGTTCAAAGAGGAGCAAATCATTGCACAAAGTGGTCAGCTAGGTCAGCTGGCGCAAGCATTCACTGATCCAAGACCTGTGAAAAAACCAAGTGCAGTCAGTGAAACCTTTGATTGGGCCTATTTTGTTCAAGGAATTGAAAATTTAGGAATCAAACTTCCTGATAATAGTGCTGGTTTTAAGGAAGAGGTCTTTATCTTCCACAATTTATTTGGGATCACAGAATTAGATATGATCGAGTTTTGTTCTAAATCATTTGATTATTATACGAGTAAGATCGACGTCAAAGACTTTGAACGAGCGGTGTATCGTACTTATGATCCTGATAAAAAACAAAAGGCAAGCCAATTCCAAACTAACGAATCAGTGGAATTATCTGCTGCAGATCAGCAAACATATCGTTACAACTCATTAAAAATGAATGGTTTTTCAACACAAGATATTCAAATGATCATGGATAGTGAGAAGAATTTTCCATTGAACTATTTGGAAGCCTTGAAAAATGAACGAGGCGGTTATACTACGCCGCAAGAGCGCTCTTTAGTTAAATACTTAGTGAGTAAATCCGGACTGCCAAATAGTGTGATCAATGTCTTGATCAATTACGTTTATAATATCCAAAAACAACCAACACTAAAAGCGGACTATGTTAATCGAATCGCGAATGAATGGGCACAAAGTGGTATTTTTTCCCCTGAAAAGGCGATTGATCATGTACGTGAGTTAGCCAAAAAAGGCAAAGAACAAAAACAAACGAGACAGCGTTATGGACAAAACAACCGTCCGATTCGTCAGGAAACACTACCAGATTGGGTAGAAAATCCGGTTGAAGAACAAAAGCTATCGAAAGAAGAACAAGCACGATTAGATAAAGAAATTCAAGATTTTCTGAGTAAAGGAGGCGGCAACTAA
- the nrdR gene encoding transcriptional regulator NrdR — MRCPRCHHNNSRVIDSRQADDGRAIRRRRECENCNYRFTTFERIEAAPLLVIKKNGDREEFNREKILRGLIRSAEKRPVAMEQMEQIVDNVENRVRSLGENEVSTTLVGEYVMEDLVNLDEIAYIRFASVYRQFKDMSVFLKELQGIVDKAKSSNADTTNE, encoded by the coding sequence ATGCGTTGTCCAAGATGTCATCATAATAATTCTCGTGTAATTGATAGTCGTCAAGCTGACGATGGTCGTGCGATCCGTCGTCGTAGAGAGTGTGAAAATTGTAATTACCGTTTTACAACATTTGAACGGATTGAAGCTGCACCATTATTAGTCATTAAGAAAAACGGTGACCGAGAAGAATTCAATAGAGAGAAGATTTTACGCGGGTTGATTCGCTCAGCAGAAAAACGTCCAGTTGCCATGGAACAAATGGAACAAATCGTTGATAATGTTGAAAATCGTGTTCGTAGCTTAGGCGAGAATGAAGTTTCAACGACATTAGTCGGAGAATATGTAATGGAAGATTTAGTCAATCTAGATGAAATTGCCTATATTCGTTTTGCCAGTGTGTACCGTCAATTTAAAGATATGAGTGTGTTCTTAAAAGAATTGCAAGGAATCGTTGATAAAGCAAAGTCTTCAAACGCTGATACAACCAATGAATAA
- the coaE gene encoding dephospho-CoA kinase (Dephospho-CoA kinase (CoaE) performs the final step in coenzyme A biosynthesis.), translating into MTKILGLTGGIATGKSTVVKVFKELGFPVVDADVIAREIVEVGMPALAKIVSTFGTEILQPDGSLDRKKLGALVFSDEEKRQKLNALLSPFLREAILSQIEKKKDRASLVVVDIPLLYEGGYENDMDQVAVVYVPETIQLDRLMKRDHLTEQEAWQRINSQLSIEQKKQRADIVFDNQKTIQETKKLVENWVLKNHF; encoded by the coding sequence ATGACTAAGATATTAGGACTGACTGGTGGGATTGCTACAGGGAAAAGTACCGTTGTAAAGGTCTTTAAAGAACTGGGTTTTCCAGTTGTTGATGCTGATGTGATCGCTCGAGAAATTGTTGAAGTGGGCATGCCAGCGTTAGCTAAAATTGTGTCTACGTTTGGAACAGAAATATTGCAGCCAGATGGTTCATTGGACCGTAAAAAATTAGGAGCGCTTGTTTTTTCAGACGAAGAAAAAAGACAAAAACTAAATGCATTACTCTCTCCTTTTTTAAGAGAAGCAATCTTGTCGCAAATTGAAAAGAAAAAAGACCGAGCGTCATTAGTCGTTGTTGATATTCCCTTGCTTTATGAGGGCGGATATGAAAATGACATGGATCAAGTAGCAGTTGTCTATGTTCCAGAAACGATTCAACTGGATCGTTTGATGAAAAGAGATCATCTGACGGAACAAGAAGCGTGGCAACGAATAAACAGTCAATTATCGATCGAACAGAAAAAGCAAAGAGCAGATATCGTATTTGATAATCAAAAAACGATCCAAGAAACTAAGAAATTGGTGGAAAATTGGGTGTTAAAAAATCATTTTTAA
- the mutM gene encoding DNA-formamidopyrimidine glycosylase, with amino-acid sequence MPELPEVETVRKGLEKLVVGKTIEEVTILWPRIIESPETDIFAQQLIGQTIEKMERRGKFLIFKLTNYDMISHLRMEGKYETHKPEEERTKHTHVIFTFTDGTELRYLDVRKFGRMVLVPKNQGEQYKGILALGPEPIPTQFKLKEFRMGLKKHHKAIKPLLLDQRLVTGLGNIYVDEALWEASIHPEQPADSLKPKEVEGLYYAIIDVLGRAVEAGGTTIRSYLNALGEAGTFQISLNVYGQTEKPCPRCATPIKKIKVAQRGTHFCPKCQTLKVRN; translated from the coding sequence ATGCCTGAATTACCAGAAGTTGAAACCGTCAGAAAAGGGTTGGAAAAGTTAGTTGTCGGCAAAACAATCGAAGAAGTCACGATATTATGGCCGAGAATCATTGAATCACCTGAAACAGATATTTTTGCGCAACAGTTGATTGGTCAAACAATCGAAAAAATGGAACGACGTGGGAAATTTTTGATTTTCAAATTAACGAATTACGATATGATTTCTCATCTGCGGATGGAAGGAAAGTATGAAACCCATAAGCCGGAAGAAGAGCGAACAAAACACACCCATGTGATTTTTACATTTACCGATGGAACTGAACTCCGTTATCTTGATGTTCGGAAATTTGGTCGTATGGTTTTAGTGCCTAAAAATCAAGGTGAACAGTATAAAGGTATCTTGGCTTTAGGTCCTGAACCGATTCCTACTCAATTCAAATTAAAGGAATTTCGAATGGGGTTAAAAAAACATCATAAAGCCATCAAACCGTTATTATTAGATCAACGACTAGTTACCGGTTTAGGGAATATTTATGTAGATGAGGCTTTGTGGGAAGCGAGTATTCATCCAGAACAACCCGCTGATTCATTAAAACCTAAAGAGGTTGAAGGGCTGTATTATGCAATCATCGATGTCCTAGGCCGAGCGGTCGAAGCTGGCGGAACAACAATCCGTAGCTACTTAAATGCGCTAGGCGAAGCAGGAACCTTCCAAATTTCACTAAATGTTTATGGCCAAACGGAGAAACCATGTCCACGATGTGCTACACCAATCAAAAAAATCAAAGTTGCACAACGAGGAACCCATTTTTGTCCGAAGTGTCAAACCTTAAAAGTGAGAAACTAA
- the polA gene encoding DNA polymerase I, with product MTKNKLLLVDGNSVAFRAFFALHNSLERFKNKNGLHTNAVYAFNNMFENVMAKENPTHVLVAFDAGKTTFRTEFYPEYKAGRSKTPGEFKEQMPYIRELLTGLGVKYYELDNYEADDIIGTLATKVPKDQFDVVVLSGDRDLTQLATDSVKVDITIKGVSDLETYTPAHVAEKYDGLTPNQIIDMKGLAGDTSDNIPGVTKIGEKTAIKLLKEFGSVEGVYENIDSMKPSKMKENLINDKEQAFMSKRLATINVDSPVKVDIDELKYEGKDLEKLIPFYKEMEFKQMLSKLNVEEEAVELEDVHFNVVDTFTEEMFTDDMALYIEMMEENYHTSPIVGVAWGNKEKVYVTNSLELFESKPFVDWVLSDKYKKTVYDAKRTYVSLNRYVGKPQGLKFDVLLAAYLLDTNDNSADIEGVAQHYGYTDIHSDESVYGKGAKKGLPEDDEAFFSHLARKVKAIQFLSAKLDTELVEKNQADLFYKMELPLSKILGDMEITGIRVDANRLKEMRIEFSDRLREIEQKIYAEAGEEFNLNSPKQLGVILFEKMGLPVIKKTKTGYSTAVDVLEQLKEQAPIVEDILVYRQIAKIQSTYVEGLLKVIQPDDKIHTRYVQTLTQTGRLSSVDPNLQNIPIRLEEGRKIREAFVPREKDWLIFSSDYSQIELRVLAHISDDQHLKEAFIEGQDIHSSTAMRVFGIEKPEDVTPNMRRQAKAVNFGIVYGISDYGLSQNLGITRKQAQEYIDTYFEKYPGVKKYMEDIVRDAKDKGFVETLYNRRRYLPDINSRNFNLRSFAERTAINTPIQGSAADILKIAMINMDQRLKEEKMQATMLLQVHDELVFEAPEAELDQLNALVKEVMENAVSLHVPLLTDSSWGKTWYEAK from the coding sequence ATGACAAAAAATAAGTTATTATTAGTTGATGGAAACAGTGTTGCCTTTCGAGCGTTTTTTGCTTTGCATAATTCCCTAGAACGATTTAAAAATAAAAATGGGTTACATACCAATGCAGTTTATGCGTTTAATAATATGTTCGAAAACGTCATGGCTAAAGAAAATCCGACGCATGTTTTAGTCGCATTTGATGCTGGGAAAACAACCTTTAGAACCGAATTTTATCCAGAATACAAAGCAGGTCGTTCAAAAACTCCAGGAGAATTTAAAGAGCAAATGCCTTATATTCGCGAATTACTGACTGGTTTAGGCGTGAAATATTATGAGCTAGATAATTATGAAGCAGATGATATTATCGGAACATTGGCTACTAAAGTGCCAAAAGACCAATTTGATGTCGTTGTGTTGTCTGGAGATCGAGATTTAACACAATTGGCGACAGATTCTGTCAAAGTCGACATTACGATCAAAGGCGTTAGTGATCTCGAAACTTATACACCAGCGCATGTAGCTGAAAAATATGATGGCCTAACACCTAATCAGATCATTGATATGAAAGGTCTTGCTGGAGATACATCGGATAATATTCCTGGTGTTACAAAAATTGGTGAGAAAACAGCAATCAAATTATTGAAAGAATTTGGTTCAGTTGAAGGGGTTTATGAAAACATCGACAGCATGAAACCAAGTAAAATGAAAGAAAACCTAATCAATGATAAAGAGCAAGCCTTCATGTCTAAGCGCTTAGCGACAATCAATGTTGATTCTCCAGTCAAAGTCGATATCGATGAATTGAAATATGAAGGAAAAGATCTAGAAAAACTGATTCCCTTCTATAAGGAAATGGAATTCAAGCAAATGTTAAGCAAATTAAATGTTGAAGAAGAAGCCGTTGAACTTGAAGATGTTCATTTCAATGTAGTGGATACGTTCACTGAAGAAATGTTTACTGATGATATGGCCTTATATATTGAAATGATGGAAGAAAATTACCACACCTCTCCAATCGTAGGAGTTGCTTGGGGCAATAAAGAAAAAGTATACGTGACAAATAGTTTAGAGCTATTTGAAAGTAAACCGTTTGTTGATTGGGTATTATCAGATAAATATAAGAAAACTGTATATGATGCAAAACGGACCTATGTATCACTAAATCGCTATGTTGGAAAACCACAAGGGCTTAAGTTTGATGTTTTATTGGCTGCTTATTTACTAGATACAAATGATAATAGTGCTGATATTGAAGGCGTGGCTCAACATTACGGCTACACAGATATTCATTCGGATGAATCAGTCTATGGAAAAGGTGCCAAAAAAGGTCTGCCAGAAGACGATGAAGCATTTTTCAGTCACTTGGCTCGAAAGGTTAAGGCTATTCAATTTCTTTCCGCAAAATTGGACACAGAATTAGTTGAAAAAAATCAAGCTGATTTATTCTATAAAATGGAGCTACCACTGTCAAAAATTTTAGGTGACATGGAGATTACGGGAATTCGTGTAGATGCAAATCGATTAAAAGAAATGCGTATTGAGTTTTCAGATCGACTACGTGAAATCGAACAAAAAATCTATGCTGAAGCGGGTGAAGAATTTAACTTGAATTCACCGAAACAATTAGGTGTAATTCTGTTTGAAAAAATGGGCTTACCTGTTATTAAAAAAACAAAAACTGGCTACTCAACGGCCGTTGACGTTTTAGAACAGTTAAAAGAACAAGCACCGATCGTAGAAGATATTTTAGTTTACCGTCAGATTGCTAAAATTCAATCGACCTATGTTGAAGGTCTCTTAAAAGTAATTCAGCCAGATGATAAAATCCATACAAGGTATGTGCAAACGTTAACTCAAACGGGTCGTTTAAGCTCTGTTGATCCTAATTTACAAAATATTCCAATCCGTCTAGAAGAAGGGCGTAAAATTCGTGAAGCTTTTGTGCCAAGAGAAAAAGACTGGTTGATTTTTTCATCCGATTATTCTCAAATCGAACTACGTGTATTAGCTCATATTTCTGATGATCAGCATTTGAAAGAAGCGTTTATTGAAGGACAAGATATTCACTCAAGTACAGCGATGCGTGTGTTTGGTATCGAAAAACCAGAAGATGTTACGCCAAATATGCGTCGCCAAGCCAAAGCGGTCAATTTTGGGATCGTTTATGGAATCAGCGATTATGGCTTATCCCAAAATTTAGGTATTACTAGGAAACAAGCACAAGAGTATATCGATACTTATTTTGAGAAATACCCAGGTGTTAAAAAATATATGGAAGATATCGTTCGCGACGCTAAAGATAAAGGATTTGTAGAAACCTTGTATAATCGTCGTCGTTATTTGCCAGATATCAATTCACGTAATTTCAATCTTCGTTCGTTTGCAGAACGAACTGCAATCAATACACCGATTCAAGGTAGTGCCGCTGATATTTTGAAAATTGCGATGATCAATATGGATCAACGATTAAAAGAAGAAAAAATGCAGGCAACGATGTTACTGCAAGTTCACGATGAGCTTGTTTTTGAAGCGCCAGAAGCTGAATTAGATCAGCTAAATGCTTTGGTTAAAGAAGTGATGGAAAATGCTGTTTCATTACATGTACCATTGCTGACAGATAGCAGCTGGGGTAAAACGTGGTACGAAGCAAAATAA
- a CDS encoding aldo/keto reductase translates to MKKIQFGTSDLQVASVILGCMRMNAAEKPAEIIETAYEHGIDFFDHADIYGGGECETIFGKALKETSIKREEIIIQTKCGIRKGMFDFSKEHIISSVEGSLKRLGVDYIDALLLHRPDTLVEPEEVAAAFNQLEAQGKVKYFGVSNQKPMQIDLLKKTVKQPLLANQLQFGIKHTEMIDQGIHVNMTDEASVDHDGSILDYSRLNQMTIQAWSPYQYGFFEGVFIGNETFSELNATLDKIAEQHNCTATGLATAWILRHPAQMQVIAGTMNKGRIAEIAKASEIVLSREEWYEIYRAAGNILP, encoded by the coding sequence GTGAAAAAAATTCAATTTGGGACAAGTGATTTACAAGTAGCATCAGTGATTCTTGGTTGTATGAGGATGAACGCAGCCGAAAAACCAGCAGAAATTATTGAGACAGCGTATGAGCACGGTATCGATTTTTTTGATCATGCAGATATATATGGCGGTGGCGAGTGCGAAACAATTTTTGGTAAAGCATTAAAAGAAACATCGATCAAAAGAGAAGAAATTATTATTCAAACAAAATGCGGGATTCGTAAAGGCATGTTCGACTTTTCAAAGGAACATATCATCTCTTCCGTTGAAGGCAGTTTAAAACGTTTAGGTGTGGATTATATCGATGCGTTATTACTTCATCGACCAGATACACTTGTTGAACCAGAAGAAGTTGCGGCTGCTTTTAATCAACTCGAAGCACAAGGCAAAGTGAAATATTTTGGTGTCAGCAATCAAAAACCAATGCAAATCGATTTATTGAAAAAAACAGTAAAACAACCATTATTAGCAAATCAGTTGCAATTTGGGATCAAACATACCGAAATGATCGATCAAGGCATCCATGTAAATATGACAGACGAAGCAAGTGTAGATCATGATGGCAGTATTTTAGATTATTCTCGTTTAAATCAAATGACGATCCAAGCTTGGTCACCTTATCAGTACGGTTTCTTCGAAGGCGTTTTTATTGGAAATGAAACATTTTCAGAGCTGAATGCCACGTTAGATAAAATCGCTGAGCAACATAATTGTACAGCTACGGGGCTTGCAACTGCATGGATTTTACGGCATCCAGCCCAAATGCAGGTGATCGCAGGAACAATGAATAAAGGAAGGATCGCAGAAATAGCGAAAGCATCAGAGATTGTTTTAAGTAGAGAAGAATGGTACGAAATTTATCGTGCGGCTGGAAATATCTTGCCTTAG